One Capsicum annuum cultivar UCD-10X-F1 chromosome 2, UCD10Xv1.1, whole genome shotgun sequence genomic window carries:
- the LOC107860897 gene encoding ATP synthase small subunit 6, mitochondrial-like — translation MRKFDPWPIFFRWEWSRNWPFLVGFVVTGTIITKMSLGFTEDDAKNSQFAQRHKN, via the coding sequence ATGAGAAAATTCGATCCATGGCCGATCTTTTTCCGTTGGGAATGGAGCCGCAACTGGCCATTCCTGGTGGGTTTTGTCGTGACTGGCACTATCATCACCAAGATGTCCCTCGGCTTCACTGAGGATGATGCAAAGAACTCTCAATTTGCTCAGAGGCATAAGAATTAA